From Catharus ustulatus isolate bCatUst1 chromosome 6, bCatUst1.pri.v2, whole genome shotgun sequence, a single genomic window includes:
- the LOC116997725 gene encoding protein tyrosine phosphatase receptor type C-associated protein encodes MGSHEAEGAGPRWHPVLLALAGPAAAGDPAVARNDRAVAALLGLLLCLALGLALAWHHLCRLSAGRYHPRPLGRRALELLRGQWHRLRSPGHPAVNLGDGDGEAATVRDEQEELMPWSLERRPERDEQEEDEQEEDEKDEDEEEEAAAEGRERPLSEGEVAGGSAEALLSDLHAFAGTAAWGDARPSVTAL; translated from the coding sequence GCTGGCCCGCGGTGGCACCCGGTGCTGCTGGCGctggcggggccggcggcggccgGGGACCCCGCGGTGGCCCGCAATGACCGGGCGGTGGCCGCGCTGCTCgggctcctgctgtgcctggcgCTGGGGCTGGCGCTGGCCTGGCACCACCTGTGCCGCCTCTCCGCCGGGCGCTACCACCCCCGGCCCTTGGGCCGCCGGGCGCTGGAGCTGCTGCGGGGACAGTGGCACCGGCTGCGCTCACCGGGGCACCCCGCCGTGAACCTCGGGGACGGCGACGGGGAGGCGGCGACCGTGCGGGACGAGCAGGAAGAGCTGATGCCCTGGAGCCTGGAGCGGCGGCCGGAGCGGgatgagcaggaggaggatgagcaggaggaggatgagaaggatgaggatgaggaggaggaggcggcggcagAGGGCCGGGAGAGGCCCCTCAGCGAgggggaggtggcggggggcAGCGCCGAGGCCCTGCTCAGTGACCTGCACGCCTTCGCGGGGACGGCGGCCTGGGGGGACGCGCGGCCAAGCGTCACCGCCTTGTGA
- the RPS6KB2 gene encoding ribosomal protein S6 kinase beta-2 isoform X2: MAGVFDIDLETEEGSDGDEPELGAEMELEPRGNGLEPVGHYEEIEISESSVNNGPEHIGPHCFELLRVLGKGGYGKVFQVRKVQGTNTGKIFAMKVLKKAKIACNAKDTAHTRAERNILEAVKHPFIVDLIYAFQTGGKLYLILECLSGGELFMQLEREGIFLEDTACFYLSEITLALGHLHSHGIIYRDLKPENIMLNSQGHIKLTDFGLCKESIHDGAVTHTFCGTIEYMAPEILVRSGHNRAVDWWSLGALMYDMLTGSPPFTAENRKKTIDKILKGKLVLPPYLTPDARDLLKKFLKRNPSQRVGGGPGDAADVQKQPFFRHINWEDLLARRLDPPFKPCLSEEDVSQFDTRFTRQTPVDSPDDAAISESANQAFLGFTYVAPSVLESIKEGFSFQPKVRSPRRLNSSPRTPVSPVKFSPFEAFKPVAPGDPMELGPPQPPPPEGTAPLPIKPSGGAKKQKGGRGRVPR, from the exons ATGGCGGGGGTGTTCGACATCGACCTGGAGACCGAGGAGGGCAGCGACGGGGACGAGCCCGAGCTGGGAGCC gagatggagctggagccCCGGGGGAACGGCCTGGA GCCGGTGGGACACTATGAAGAGATCGAGATTTCCGAGAGCAGCGTCAACAATGGCCCCGAGCACATCGGCCCCCACTGCTTCGAGCTGCTCCGCGTGCTGGGCAAGGGTGGCTACGGCAAG gtgttccaggtgCGCAAAGTGCAGGGCACCAACACGGGGAAGATCTTCGCCATGAAGGTCCTGAAGAAG GCCAAGATCGCCTGCAACGCCAAGGACACGGCACACACCCGGGCGGAGAGGAACATCCTGGAGGCCGTCAAGCACCCCTTCATCGTCGACCTCATCTATGCCTTCCAGACGGGTGGCAAGCTCTACCTCATCCTGGAGTGCCTCAGCG GTGGAGAGCTCTTCATGCAGCTGGAGCGGGAAGGGATCTTCCTGGAGGACACTGCCTG TTTCTACCTGAGCGAGATCACTCTGGCACTGGGTCACCTGCATTCCCATGGGATCATCTACCGGGATCTTAAGCCAGAGAATATTATGCTCAATAGCcaag gTCACATCAAGCTGACAGACTTCGGGCTGTGCAAGGAGTCCATCCACGACGGAGCCGTCACCCACACCTTCTGCGGCACCATCGAGTACAT gGCCCCCGAGATCCTGGTGCGGAGCGGGCACAACCGGGCGGTGGACTGGTGGAGCCTGGGCGCCCTGATGTACGACATGCTCACCGGATCG CCGCCGTTCACTGCCGAGAACCGCAAGAAGACCATCGACAAGATCCTCAAGGGGaagctggtgctgccgccgTACCTGACACCCGATGCTCGGGATCTCCTCAAGAAG TTCCTCAAGCGGAATCCCAGCCAGAGGGTTGGGGGTGGTCCTGGTGATGCGGCCGATGTGCAG aaacagCCTTTCTTCCGCCATATCAACTGGGAGGACCTGCTGGCGCGCAGGCTGGACCCCCCCTTCAAACCCTGCCTG TCGGAGGAGGACGTGAGCCAGTTCGACACCCGCTTCACCCGCCAGACCCCCGTGGACAGCCCCGACGATGCTGCCATCAGCGAGAGCGCCAACCAGGCCTTCCTG GGCTTCACCTACGTGGCCCCCTCCGTTCTGGAGAGCATCAAGGAGGGGttctccttccagcccaaggtgcgctccccccgccgcctcAACAGCAGCCCCCGCACCCCCGTCAG ccctgtgaaGTTCTCCCCCTTCGAGGCGTTCAAGCCAGTGGCCCCAGGCGACCCCATGGAGTTGGggccccctcagccccccccACCCGAGGGCACGGCCCCCCTGCCCATCAAACCCTCAGGGGGGGCCAAGAAGCAGAAGGGGGGCCGGGGGCGGGTGCCCAGGTAG
- the RPS6KB2 gene encoding ribosomal protein S6 kinase beta-2 isoform X1 codes for MAGVFDIDLETEEGSDGDEPELGAEMELEPRGNGLEPVGHYEEIEISESSVNNGPEHIGPHCFELLRVLGKGGYGKVFQVRKVQGTNTGKIFAMKVLKKAKIACNAKDTAHTRAERNILEAVKHPFIVDLIYAFQTGGKLYLILECLSGGELFMQLEREGIFLEDTACFYLSEITLALGHLHSHGIIYRDLKPENIMLNSQGHIKLTDFGLCKESIHDGAVTHTFCGTIEYMAPEILVRSGHNRAVDWWSLGALMYDMLTGSPPFTAENRKKTIDKILKGKLVLPPYLTPDARDLLKKFLKRNPSQRVGGGPGDAADVQKQPFFRHINWEDLLARRLDPPFKPCLQSEEDVSQFDTRFTRQTPVDSPDDAAISESANQAFLGFTYVAPSVLESIKEGFSFQPKVRSPRRLNSSPRTPVSPVKFSPFEAFKPVAPGDPMELGPPQPPPPEGTAPLPIKPSGGAKKQKGGRGRVPR; via the exons ATGGCGGGGGTGTTCGACATCGACCTGGAGACCGAGGAGGGCAGCGACGGGGACGAGCCCGAGCTGGGAGCC gagatggagctggagccCCGGGGGAACGGCCTGGA GCCGGTGGGACACTATGAAGAGATCGAGATTTCCGAGAGCAGCGTCAACAATGGCCCCGAGCACATCGGCCCCCACTGCTTCGAGCTGCTCCGCGTGCTGGGCAAGGGTGGCTACGGCAAG gtgttccaggtgCGCAAAGTGCAGGGCACCAACACGGGGAAGATCTTCGCCATGAAGGTCCTGAAGAAG GCCAAGATCGCCTGCAACGCCAAGGACACGGCACACACCCGGGCGGAGAGGAACATCCTGGAGGCCGTCAAGCACCCCTTCATCGTCGACCTCATCTATGCCTTCCAGACGGGTGGCAAGCTCTACCTCATCCTGGAGTGCCTCAGCG GTGGAGAGCTCTTCATGCAGCTGGAGCGGGAAGGGATCTTCCTGGAGGACACTGCCTG TTTCTACCTGAGCGAGATCACTCTGGCACTGGGTCACCTGCATTCCCATGGGATCATCTACCGGGATCTTAAGCCAGAGAATATTATGCTCAATAGCcaag gTCACATCAAGCTGACAGACTTCGGGCTGTGCAAGGAGTCCATCCACGACGGAGCCGTCACCCACACCTTCTGCGGCACCATCGAGTACAT gGCCCCCGAGATCCTGGTGCGGAGCGGGCACAACCGGGCGGTGGACTGGTGGAGCCTGGGCGCCCTGATGTACGACATGCTCACCGGATCG CCGCCGTTCACTGCCGAGAACCGCAAGAAGACCATCGACAAGATCCTCAAGGGGaagctggtgctgccgccgTACCTGACACCCGATGCTCGGGATCTCCTCAAGAAG TTCCTCAAGCGGAATCCCAGCCAGAGGGTTGGGGGTGGTCCTGGTGATGCGGCCGATGTGCAG aaacagCCTTTCTTCCGCCATATCAACTGGGAGGACCTGCTGGCGCGCAGGCTGGACCCCCCCTTCAAACCCTGCCTG CAGTCGGAGGAGGACGTGAGCCAGTTCGACACCCGCTTCACCCGCCAGACCCCCGTGGACAGCCCCGACGATGCTGCCATCAGCGAGAGCGCCAACCAGGCCTTCCTG GGCTTCACCTACGTGGCCCCCTCCGTTCTGGAGAGCATCAAGGAGGGGttctccttccagcccaaggtgcgctccccccgccgcctcAACAGCAGCCCCCGCACCCCCGTCAG ccctgtgaaGTTCTCCCCCTTCGAGGCGTTCAAGCCAGTGGCCCCAGGCGACCCCATGGAGTTGGggccccctcagccccccccACCCGAGGGCACGGCCCCCCTGCCCATCAAACCCTCAGGGGGGGCCAAGAAGCAGAAGGGGGGCCGGGGGCGGGTGCCCAGGTAG